The Castanea sativa cultivar Marrone di Chiusa Pesio chromosome 11, ASM4071231v1 genome contains a region encoding:
- the LOC142617465 gene encoding cytochrome P450 714C2-like isoform X1 — MEANPIPMTKITVSVVIGGFIVLLMQLYNLLVLKPKLLRAKLQRQGIRGPSPSFFFGNIPDMKRIQLQVHSTPKTTATKECDRPDAITHYWPSTLFPHLEQWRNEYGPIFLYSSGNIQLLCITDPEMVKKISLCTSLSLGKPSYLSKDRGPLLGQGILSSNGPIWAHQRKIIAPELYIDKVKGMVILMVDSTFSMLRSWESRIENEGGIADIEIIEDCRSLSADIISRACFGSNYSQGEEIFLKLKALQGIMSTGNIGVPGFRFLPRKNNRAMWKLEEEINSMILKVVKQRTEASYEEDLLQMILEGAKSNNGYYGPSTDSSRDKFIVDNCKSIYFAGYETTAITASWSLMLLAAHPEWQARARAEVLEIVGDSLPDANMLRNMKTLTMVIQETLRLYPPATFVVREALEDITFKDIMIPKGINMQIPISILQQHYDLWGPDAHKFNPERFAHGIVGACKTPQAYMPFGVGSRVCVGQHFAMTELKVILSLILSKFCFSLSPTYQHSPTFRLVLVPEHGVTLRVRTT; from the exons ATGGAAGCAAACCCAATTCCAATGACGAAGATCACTGTATCAGTGGTTATAGGAGGGTTTATAGTGTTGTTAATGCAACTCTATAACCTTTTGGTTTTGAAACCAAAACTTCTCAGAGCAAAACTTCAAAGGCAAGGTATAAGGGGAccttctccttctttcttctttgggAACATCCCTGACATGAAGAGAATTCAACTCCAAGTTCATTCAACACCAAAAACTACTGCTACAAAGGAGTGTGACCGCCCTGATGCTATTACTCATTACTGGCCTTCCACTCTCTTCCCACATTTAGAGCAGTGGAGAAATGAATATG GACCAATATTCTTATATTCATCGGGAAACATACAGCTTTTATGCATAACAGATCCAGAGATGGTGAAGAAAATcagcctttgcacttctttgAGCCTTGGAAAACCTTCTTATCTATCCAAAGATCGTGGGCCACTTCTCGGCCAAGGCATTCTGTCATCAAATGGCCCAATTTGGGCCCATCAAAGGAAGATTATTGCTCCTGAATTGTACATTGATAAGGTTAAG GGCATGGTAATTCTAATGGTGGACTCAACATTCTCAATGCTAAGAAGTTGGGAAAGTAGAATTGAAAATGAGGGAGGGATTGCAGACATTGAAATCATTGAGGATTGTAGAAGCCTATCCGCAGATATAATATCAAGAGCCTGTTTTGGAAGCAACTATTCCCAAGGGGAAGAAATATTCTTAAAACTCAAAGCTCTTCAAGGAATCATGTCCACGGGAAATATAGGAGTTCCTGGTTTTAG atTCTTGCCGAGAAAAAACAATAGAGCTATGTGGAAACTTGAAGAAGAGATCAACTCAATGATATTAAAGGTGGTAAAACAGCGCACTGAAGCATCATATGAGGAGGATCTTTTACAAATGATTCTTGAGGGTGCCAAAAGTAATAATGGCTATTATGGCCCATCAACAGATAGTTCTCGCGACAAATTCATTGTGGATAATTGCAAAAGCATATACTTTGCTGGCTATGAGACCACTGCCATCACAGCCTCATGGAGCTTGATGTTGCTAGCCGCACATCCTGAATGGCAAGCTCGTGCTCGTGCTGAGGTGCTTGAAATAGTTGGGGATAGTCTACCGGATGCCAACATGCTCCGAAACATGAAAACG TTGACAATGGTTATCCAAGAGACATTACGTCTTTACCCACCTGCGACTTTTGTGGTCAGAGAGGCCCTGGAAGACATAACATTCAAAGACATTATGATCCCAAAAGGCATAAACATGCAGATTCCAATCTCAATATTGCAACAGCACTATGATTTGTGGGGACCTGATGCACACAAATTCAATCCGGAAAGATTTGCTCATGGGATTGTTGGGGCTTGCAAGACTCCCCAAGCTTATATGCCATTTGGAGTAGGGTCTCGTGTTTGTGTTGGCCAACACTTTGCCATGACAGAACTGAAGGTGATTTTATCTCTCATTCTATCCAAGTTTTGCTTCTCACTATCGCCGACATACCAACACTCCCCTACATTTAGGTTGGTTCTTGTTCCTGAACATGGAGTTACTCTCCGTGTGAGGACAACTTGA
- the LOC142617389 gene encoding 4-hydroxy-tetrahydrodipicolinate synthase, chloroplastic-like → MAALKCNTLSLRNPALQFARPTSPDNYKRNAKWRSPQAAVIPNFHLPMRSLEVKNRTSTDDIKALRLITAIKTPYLPDGRFDLEAYDDLVNMQIVKGAEGIIVGGTTGEGQLMSWDEHIMLIGHTVNCFGGSIKVIGNTGSNSTREAIHATEQGFAVGMHGALHINPYYGKTSKEGMVSHFESVLSMGPSIIYNVPSRTGQDIPPPVIHTIAQSAYLAGVKECVGNDRVKQYTDKGIVVWSGNDDECHDSRWSYGATGVISVTSNLVPGLMRELMFGGKNPSLNAKLMPLMEWLFHEPNPIGLNTALAQLGVVRPVFRLPYVPLPLAKRVEFVNLVKEIGRENFVGEKDVQVLDDNDFILIGRY, encoded by the exons ATGGCTGCTTTGAAGTGCAATACTTTGTCACTCAGAAACCCTGCTCTACAGTTTGCGCGTCCTACCTCTCCCGATAACTATAAgag GAATGCAAAGTGGAGGTCTCCGCAAGCAGCTGTAATACCTAATTTCCATCTTCCAATGCGCAGTTTGGAAGTTAAAAATAG GACATCGACAGATGATATAAAGGCTCTTAGATTGATAACAGCCATCAAAACTCCATACCTACCTGATGGTAGATTTGATCTAGAAGCGTATGATGACTTGGTAAACATGCAGATTGTCAAAGGTGCTGAAGGTATTATTGTTGGTGGCACAACCGGTGAAGGCCAATTGATGAGCTGGGATGAACATATAATGCTTATTGGCCACACAGTAAACTGTTTTGGTGGATCAATTAAGGTTATTGGAAACACTGGAAGCAATTCCACAAGGGAAGCAATTCATGCTACTGAACAGGGTTTTGCTGTTGGAATGCATGGTGCCCTTCACATTAATCCCTACTATGGAAAAACCTCCAAGGAGGGAATGGTTTCTCACTTTGAAAGTGTTCTATCAATGGGTCCCAGCATCATATACAATGTGCCTTCGCGGACTGGCCAAGATATTCCCCCACCTGTAATTCACACTATAGCCCAGAGTGCTTACTTGGCTGGAGTTAAGGAGTGTGTTGGAAATGATCGGGTCAAACAGTATACAGATAAGGGTATAGTAGTGTGGAGTGGGAATGATGATGAGTGTCATGATTCTAGATGGAGCTATGGAGCGACTGGGGTGATATCTGTTACTAGCAACCTGGTTCCCGGATTAATGCGGGAACTTATGTTTGGAGGAAAAAACCCTTCACTGAATGCAAAGCTCATGCCTCTGATGGAGTGGCTTTTTCATGAGCCAAATCCCATTGGCTTAAACACTGCTCTTGCTCAACTTGGAGTTGTGAGGCCAGTTTTCAGGCTCCCATATGTACCTCTTCCTCTGGCAAAGAGGGTAGAGTTTGTTAATTTGGTGAAGGAAATTGGCCGGGAGAATTTTGTTGGAGAAAAAGATGTTCAGGTTCTTGACGATAATGACTTTATCTTAATTGGTCGGTATTAG
- the LOC142617465 gene encoding cytochrome P450 714C2-like isoform X2, whose amino-acid sequence MEANPIPMTKITVSVVIGGFIVLLMQLYNLLVLKPKLLRAKLQRQGIRGPSPSFFFGNIPDMKRIQLQVHSTPKTTATKECDRPDAITHYWPSTLFPHLEQWRNEYGPIFLYSSGNIQLLCITDPEMVKKISLCTSLSLGKPSYLSKDRGPLLGQGILSSNGPIWAHQRKIIAPELYIDKGMVILMVDSTFSMLRSWESRIENEGGIADIEIIEDCRSLSADIISRACFGSNYSQGEEIFLKLKALQGIMSTGNIGVPGFRFLPRKNNRAMWKLEEEINSMILKVVKQRTEASYEEDLLQMILEGAKSNNGYYGPSTDSSRDKFIVDNCKSIYFAGYETTAITASWSLMLLAAHPEWQARARAEVLEIVGDSLPDANMLRNMKTLTMVIQETLRLYPPATFVVREALEDITFKDIMIPKGINMQIPISILQQHYDLWGPDAHKFNPERFAHGIVGACKTPQAYMPFGVGSRVCVGQHFAMTELKVILSLILSKFCFSLSPTYQHSPTFRLVLVPEHGVTLRVRTT is encoded by the exons ATGGAAGCAAACCCAATTCCAATGACGAAGATCACTGTATCAGTGGTTATAGGAGGGTTTATAGTGTTGTTAATGCAACTCTATAACCTTTTGGTTTTGAAACCAAAACTTCTCAGAGCAAAACTTCAAAGGCAAGGTATAAGGGGAccttctccttctttcttctttgggAACATCCCTGACATGAAGAGAATTCAACTCCAAGTTCATTCAACACCAAAAACTACTGCTACAAAGGAGTGTGACCGCCCTGATGCTATTACTCATTACTGGCCTTCCACTCTCTTCCCACATTTAGAGCAGTGGAGAAATGAATATG GACCAATATTCTTATATTCATCGGGAAACATACAGCTTTTATGCATAACAGATCCAGAGATGGTGAAGAAAATcagcctttgcacttctttgAGCCTTGGAAAACCTTCTTATCTATCCAAAGATCGTGGGCCACTTCTCGGCCAAGGCATTCTGTCATCAAATGGCCCAATTTGGGCCCATCAAAGGAAGATTATTGCTCCTGAATTGTACATTGATAAG GGCATGGTAATTCTAATGGTGGACTCAACATTCTCAATGCTAAGAAGTTGGGAAAGTAGAATTGAAAATGAGGGAGGGATTGCAGACATTGAAATCATTGAGGATTGTAGAAGCCTATCCGCAGATATAATATCAAGAGCCTGTTTTGGAAGCAACTATTCCCAAGGGGAAGAAATATTCTTAAAACTCAAAGCTCTTCAAGGAATCATGTCCACGGGAAATATAGGAGTTCCTGGTTTTAG atTCTTGCCGAGAAAAAACAATAGAGCTATGTGGAAACTTGAAGAAGAGATCAACTCAATGATATTAAAGGTGGTAAAACAGCGCACTGAAGCATCATATGAGGAGGATCTTTTACAAATGATTCTTGAGGGTGCCAAAAGTAATAATGGCTATTATGGCCCATCAACAGATAGTTCTCGCGACAAATTCATTGTGGATAATTGCAAAAGCATATACTTTGCTGGCTATGAGACCACTGCCATCACAGCCTCATGGAGCTTGATGTTGCTAGCCGCACATCCTGAATGGCAAGCTCGTGCTCGTGCTGAGGTGCTTGAAATAGTTGGGGATAGTCTACCGGATGCCAACATGCTCCGAAACATGAAAACG TTGACAATGGTTATCCAAGAGACATTACGTCTTTACCCACCTGCGACTTTTGTGGTCAGAGAGGCCCTGGAAGACATAACATTCAAAGACATTATGATCCCAAAAGGCATAAACATGCAGATTCCAATCTCAATATTGCAACAGCACTATGATTTGTGGGGACCTGATGCACACAAATTCAATCCGGAAAGATTTGCTCATGGGATTGTTGGGGCTTGCAAGACTCCCCAAGCTTATATGCCATTTGGAGTAGGGTCTCGTGTTTGTGTTGGCCAACACTTTGCCATGACAGAACTGAAGGTGATTTTATCTCTCATTCTATCCAAGTTTTGCTTCTCACTATCGCCGACATACCAACACTCCCCTACATTTAGGTTGGTTCTTGTTCCTGAACATGGAGTTACTCTCCGTGTGAGGACAACTTGA
- the LOC142614813 gene encoding ent-kaurene synthase-like 1 — MSLSHSSRPWCSLYSTSVSLVPGSIEARKAKKPALFIEGTKQRIKTMFDKVELSVSSYDTAWVAMIPCQNTPQAPFFPQCVNWLLDNQLHDGSWGLPNRDSFLVKDALLSTLACILPIKQWGVGEEQMNKGLFYIESNIAAATDEKQASPIGFNIIFPAMIELAKNLDLNIPQGTTNLDALFHKRELELKRGYGSNLEGKGSYLAYFSEGLGKSADWEMIMKYQRKNGSLSNSPSTTAAAFTYLKNSGCLSYLHSLLDRFGNAVPTVYPLDIYTRLCMVDSLERLGIDRHFRKEIKSVLDETYRYWLQGEEEIFLDTATCAMAFRILRVNGFDISSDPFTQLSEDHFSSSLGGYMKDIGSVLELFRASQIIIHPDEFVLEKQNFWTSQFLIQELSNGSIHADGLNKYVSQEVDDALKFPYHASLERLSNRRAIENYNKNNTRVLKTAYSSSNIGNEDFLNLAVEDFNICQSIQREELKDLARWITENRLDKLKFARQKLAYCYFSAAATLFSPELSDARISWAKNGVLTTVVDDFFDVGGSVEELVNLIQLVEKWDVDVSTGCCSENVEIIFSALHSTICDFADKGLTLQGRNVISHIIDIWLNLLKSMLKEAEWLRDKSVPSMDEYMTNGYVSFALGPIVLPALYCVGPKLSEEIVGTPELHHLYEIMSTCGRLLNDIQTFKRESEEGKLNAVSLCMIHGGGDCTKEETIKELKSFIAGKRRELLKLVLQEKGSVVPRACKDLFWKMIKVLHLFYMKDDGFTSHEMFNSVNAVLEEPIVLNKL; from the exons atgtctctctctcactccagcAGACCTTGGTGTTCTCTTTACTCTACTTCAG TTAGTTTGGTTCCTGGATCAATTGAAGCTAGAAAAGCCAAGAAACCAGCTTTG tTCATCGAGGGGACTAAACAAAGAATCAAAACAATGTTTGATAAGGTTGAACTATCTGTTTCCTCTTATGATACCGCCTGGGTGGCAATGATCCCTTGCCAAAATACTCCACAAGCCCCCTTTTTCCCTCAGTGTGTGAATTGGTTGTTGGATAATCAACTCCATGATGGCTCGTGGGGTCTTCCTAATCGCGATTCCTTTTTAGTTAAAGATGCTCTCTTATCTACCTTAGCATGTATCCTTCCAATAAAGCAATGGGGTGTTGGTGAAGAACAAATGAACAAGG GCTTGTTCTATATTGAGTCAAATATAGCTGCAGCTACTGACGAGAAGCAAGCTTCTCCTATTGGATTTAACATAATATTTCCCGCAATGATTGAGCTTGccaaaaatttagatttgaatATCCCTCAAGGAACAACAAATTTAGATGCTTTGTTCCACAAGAGAGAGTTGGAGCTTAAAAG AGGCTATGGTAGCAACTTGGAAGGGAAGGGGTCCTACTTAGCATATTTTTCGGAGGGACTGGGGAAGTCAGCGGATTGGGAGATGATCATGAAATATCAAAGAAAGAATGGGTCACTTTCTAATTCACCATCCACCACAGCGGCTGCTTTTACTTACCTTAAGAATTCTGGTTGTCTTAGTTACCTTCACTCACTCCTAGATAGGTTTGGGAATGCAG tTCCTACGGTTTATCCTCTGGATATATATACTCGTCTTTGTATGGTTGATAGTCTTGAAAGGTTGGGAATTGATCGGCACTTCAGGAAGGAGATCAAAAGTGTATTGGATGAAACGTACAG ATACTGGCTACAAGGTGAGGAGGAAATATTCTTAGATACTGCCACTTGTGCAATGGCGTTTCGGATATTACGTGTCAATGGATTTGATATTTCTTCAG ATCCATTTACCCAGCTTTCAGAAGATCATTTTTCCAGTTCCCTTGGAGGATATATGAAGGACATTGGTTCTGTTTTGGAATTATTTAGGGCTTCACAAATTATCATACATCCTGATGAATTTGTTCTGGAGAAACAAAATTTCTGGACCAGTCAGTTTCTGATACAGGAATTATCCAATGGTTCAATTCACGCAGATGGACTGAATAAATATGTTAGCCAAGAG GTGGATGATGCTCTTAAGTTTCCCTACCATGCAAGTTTGGAACGGTTATCAAACAGGAGAGCCATTGagaattacaataaaaataatacaaggGTTTTAAAAACTGCCTATAG TTCTTCAAATATTGGCAATGAAGATTTCTTAAATCTGGCGGTCGAGGACTTCAACATCTGCCAATCAATACAGCGTGAAGAACTCAAAGATCTTGCAAG GTGGATTACAGAGAACAGATTAGACAAGTTAAAGTTTGCCAGGCAGAAACTAGCGTACTGTTACTTCTCTGCTGCAGCAACCCTTTTTTCCCCTGAACTTTCTGATGCTCGAATATCATGGGCCAAAAATGGGGTGCTTACCACAGTGGTTGATGATTTCTTTGACGTTGGCGGTTCAGTAGAGGAATTGGTAAACCTTATACAACTGGTTGAGAA ATGGGATGTTGATGTCAGCACTGGCTGTTGTTCTGAGaatgttgaaattatattttcgGCACTTCACAGCACAATCTGTGACTTTGCAGACAAAGGATTAACATTGCAAGGACGTAATGTGATAAGTCACATAATTGACATT TGGTTGAATTTGCTGAAGTCTATGTTGAAAGAAGCAGAGTGGTTGAGAGACAAGTCCGTGCCATCTATGGATGAATATATGACAAATGGGTACGTGTCATTTGCCTTAGGACCTATAGTCCTCCCAGCTCTCTATTGTGTTGGGCCTAAGCTTTCAGAAGAGATTGTTGGAACTCCAGAATTACATCATCTATATGAAATTATGAGCACTTGTGGACGTCTTCTAAATGATATACAGACCTTTAAG AGGGAATCTGAGGAAGGGAAATTGAATGCTGTATCTTTGTGCATGATTCATGGTGGTGGAGATTGTACTAAAGAAGAGACCATTAAGGAATTGAAGAGTTTTATTGCTGGAAAGAGGAGAGAACTTCTGAAATTAGTTTTGCAGGAAAAGGGGAGTGTAGTTCCAAGAGCATGCAAGGATTTGTTCTGGAAAATGATTAAAGTGTTGCACCTATTTTACATGAAGGATGACGGATTCACTTCGCATGAGATGTTCAATTCTGTAAATGCAGTGCTTGAAGAACCCATCGTTCTCAATAAATTGTAA
- the LOC142615892 gene encoding uncharacterized protein LOC142615892, with product MAIKIDLEKAYDKLEWSFIRDTLTLFNIPPYLINVIMSCVSSSSVVVLFNRGALKDFKPSQGIRQGDPLSPYIFIMCMEVFGFLIKDECDSNLWDPIKASRGGLAFSHLFFVDDLVLFGKANEKNCQSIKDILEVFCELSRQKGTLLPSRVLAAVDKIGRDFIWGSTDEKRKIHLVRWEIITKPKKEVLRMKIKAIPIPFLDTKVDGLYWSNSPLGEFNGRSACKLACGVSQLQCSFKGPWIWKFDTLPKIQCFVWKCYMKCLPVKSLLVHQGIAKVDQCKGCGSEPETILHMLRDCAVAKDFWQKANIDICNDNFFNVDLCSWLKNNQENSFNYDKEPISMDVFLCLRYLENLVIQELKDI from the exons ATGGCGATTAAAATTGATCTTGAAAAAGCTTATGATAAATTGGAGTGGAGCTTCATTCGAGACACCCTTACTCTGTTTAATATTCCTCCTTACTTGATCAATGTAATAATGAGTTGTGTCTCCTCCTCTTCAGTTGTTGTTCTCTTCAATAGGGGTGCTCTTAAGGATTTCAAACCTTCCCAGGGGATAAGACAAGGTGATCCTCTCTCGCCATATATCTTCATTATGTGTATGGAAGTCTTTGGCTTCTTGATAAAAGATGAGTGTGATTCAAATCTTTGGGATCCTATTAAAGCCTCTAGAGGTGGTCTGGCCTTTTCCCATCTCTTTTTTGTAGATGATCTTGTGCTATTTGGTAAGGCAAATGAGAAGAATTGCCAAAGTATTAAAGATATATTGGAGGTCTTTTGTGAACTTTCTAGACAAAAG GGTACATTGCTACCTAGTCGAGTTCTTGCAGCTGTTGATAAGATTGGAAGGGATTTTATTTGGGGTTCCACTGATGAGAAACGGAAAATCCATTTGGTTAGGTGGGAGATTATTACCAAACCAAAAAAGGAAG TCCTTAGAATGAAGATCAAGGCCATTCCCATTCCTTTCTTAGACACCAAAGTGGATGGTCTATACTGGTCAAACTCTCCTTTGGGTGAATTCAATGGGAGAAGTGCTTGCAAATTGGCCTGTGGTGTATCTCAACTACAATGCAGCTTTAAAGGTCCATGGATTTGGAAATTTGACACGCTGCCAAAGATTCAATGTTTTGTGTGGAAGTGTTATATGAAGTGCCTACCAGTTAAATCCTTGCTAGTTCATCAAGGGATAGCAAAGGTAGACCAGTGTAAGGGTTGTGGAAGTGAACCGGAGACAATTTTACACATGCTGAGGGATTGTGCCGTAGCAAAAGACTTTTGGCAAAAAGCAAATATTGACATTTGCAATGACAATTTCTTCAATGTTGACCTGTGCTCTTGGTTAAAGAATAATCAGGAAAATAGTTTTAACTATGATAAGGAACCAATTTCCATGGATGTATTTCTTTGCCTTCGGTATTTGGAAAATTTGGTTATTCAAGAATTGAAGGATATTTAA